A window from Drosophila nasuta strain 15112-1781.00 chromosome 3, ASM2355853v1, whole genome shotgun sequence encodes these proteins:
- the LOC132789771 gene encoding WD repeat-containing protein 47 — protein MNSDERDANLRENDDRSHFVAVTTISDSQAIRSVDFHPDGKLYAVGSNSKTFRICQYPQLSKLRQDQQTYPPSVLCKRTKHHRGSIYCTCWSADGELVATGSNDKTIKYMRFNKDTNQLVGHEVELNMHDGTVRDMCFLNNSSTKSRLLVSGGAGDCKIYVTDCLTGMPFQVFSGHTGHISSLYSWNNAMFVSGSQDQTIRFWDLRVNVAVNSFDNEYKGGALQNSPVTAVCVDPTGRLLVSGHADSACLLYDIRGNRIIQRFYPHDAEIRCVRFSPSAYYMLTCSYDNTIKLTDLQGDLANDLASVVVARHKDKAITIRWHPTDFSFISTSADKTATLWALPPS, from the exons ATGAATTCTGACGAGAGAGACGCAAATTTAAGAGAG AATGACGATCGTTCCCACTTCGTAGCTGTGACGACGATATCTGACTCGCAGGCGATTCGTAGTGTTGATTTCCATCCAGATGGCAAACTCTACGCCGTGGGTTCAAATTCGAAGACATTTCGAATTTGCCAGTATCCACAACTCTCCAAGCTAAG ACAAGATCAACAGACTTATCCGCCCTCGGTGTTGTGCAAACGGACAAAACACCACAGAGGCTCCATTTATTGTACTTGCTGGTCTGCGGATGGCGAACTCGTTGCCACTGGGTCCAATGACAAAACTATCAAGTACATGCGCTTCAATAAAGACACCAATCAGCTGGTGGGCCATGAGGTCGAACTTAATATGCACGATGGCACTGTGAGAGACATGTGTTTTCTCAATAACTCATCGACGAAATCACGGTTATTGGTCAGTGGTGGAGCAGGCGATTGTAAGATCTACGTCACCGATTGTTTGACGGGGATGCCCTTCCAAGTGTTTAGTGGTCACACTGGACACATTTCATCGCTTTACAGCTGGAACAATGCCATGTTCGTATCGGGATCCCAG GATCAAACGATACGGTTTTGGGATCTCCGAGTGAACGTTGCGGTCAACTCATTCGACAATGAGTACAAGGGGGGAGCACTGCAAAATTCTCCAGTAACAGCTGTTTGTGTGGATCCAACAGGACGACTTCTTGTCTCAGGACACGCAGATAGCGCTTGCCTTCTCTATGATATACGTGGTAATAGGATTATACAACGTTTCTATCCACACGATGCTGAGATCAG ATGCGTTCGATTCTCGCCTTCTGCTTACTATATGCTCACATGTAGTTACGACAATACTATCAAGCTGACCGATTTACAGGGGGATCTGGCAAACGATCTCGCGTCAGTGGTTGTGGCAAGGCATAAAGACAAGGCGATCACAATCAGATGGCATCCGACCGatttttcgtttatttcaACGTCTGCGGACAAAACAGCGACATTATGGGCTCTACCTCCTTCTTAA